The Synechococcales cyanobacterium T60_A2020_003 genome includes the window TCACGTCCGCGTACTCCGCATCCGCATCCGCTGCCATCAGCGTCGGGTTCGCCAGCCATGCCTCCATCTTGGCCACGCGACGCAGAATGGTACGAGCATCGCCATAGCCTCGCGCCACCATGTTCTTCAACAGAGCGACATTTGAACGGAGATATTCAGCGATCGTTTCTGTGCCCAGTTTGATGGTACAACCCGCGCAGGAACGCTCTGCCGTTGCATCGGTGAGTTCAAACGCCTGTTCTACCTTCAGATCGGGCAGTCCTTCCATCTCCATAATCCGCCCAGAGAAAACGTTCTGCTTATTCTGCTTGGCAACGGTGAGCTTGCCTTCCTGGATCGCCACGTAGGGAATGGCATTTACGATATCGCGCAGGGTCACACCGGGTTGCAGTTCCCCCTTAAAGCGCACCAGCACCGACTCCGGCATATCCAACGGCATCGCACCGATCGCCGCCGCAAAGGCCACCAAACCGGAACCTGCCGGGAAGGAAATACCGAGGGGGAAACGGGTGTGGGAATCGCCGCCTGTTCCCACCGTATCGGGCAGCAGCATTCGGTTTAGCCAGGAGTGGATAATGCCATCGCCGGGGCGCAGGGCCACGCCTCCCCGTGAGGTGAAGAAGTCGGGCAAATCTTGATGGGTCTTGATGTCCACGGGCTTGGGATAGGCAGCGGTGTGGCAGAAGCTTTGCATCACCAAATCTGCACTGAAACCGAGACAGGCTAGTTCTTTCAGCTCATCGCGGGTCATGGGGCCTGTGGTGTCTTGAGATCCGACGGTGGTCATCAAGGGTTCGCAGGAGGTGCCCGGACGGACACCGGGTAGACCGCAGGCTTTGCCGACCATTTTCTGAGCCAGGGTGAAGCCTTTGCCCGTATCGTTGGGAGCCTGGGGACGAGTGAAGACATCCAACGGCTCAAGGCCGAGGGCGGCGCGGGTTTTGTCGGTCAGGGTGCGACCAATGAGGAGGGGAATGCGTCCACCTGCCCGGACTTCATCCAGTAGGGTTTCGGGTTTGAGCGTGAAAGTGGAAATAACCGTTCCGGCTTCGTTGGTGATTTCGCCTTTGTAGGGATAGATCGTGATCACATCTCCAGTTTCCATCTGGGTGACATCACACTCGATGGGGAAGCCACCAGAATCTTCAACGGTATTGAAGAAAATGGGCGCAATTTTACCACCGAGAACGTAGCCCCCGGTCCGCTTGTTGGGTACGAAGGGAATGTCTTCACCCATGTGCCACAGCACCGAGTTCGCCGCAGATTTCCGAGAAGAGCCTGTACCTACCACGTCTCCCACGTAGGCAACGGGATGGCCTTTTTTCTTCAGATCCGCAATCGTATCCAGTGCGCCTTCCATGCGGCTCTCTAGCATGACGAGGGCATGGAGGGGAATGTCCGGGCGGGTCGTAGCGTGGGGCGCAGGAGAAAGGTCGTCGGTGTTGGTTTCTCCGGGGACTTTGAAAACGGTGACGGTAATTTGTTCGGGAACGGTGGGCTTGCTAGTGAACCATTCGGCACTCGCCCAAGCGTCCACCACCTGCTTGGCGTAGTCGTTGGTTTTGGCAAGCTCGATCACGTCATGGAAAGCATCGTAAACGAGCAGGGTTTTACTGAGTCCGGCCGTGGCGATCGCCGCAACCTCAGCATCAGGCAATTGCAAGAGTTCGATCAATGCCTGGACGTTGTATCCTCCCATCATCGTCCCCAACAGTTCAGCCGCGTACTGGGGAGATACAAGGGGACTGGAGACCTCACCCTTGGCGATCGCCGTTAGAAATGACGCTTTAACATAGGAGGCTTGGTCAACACCAGGTGGAATGCGATCGCGCAACAGGTGCAGCAGCATCTCCTCTTCGCCTGCCGGGGGATGTTTGAGCAGTTCACAGAGGGCAGCCGCTTGCTCAGCAGAAAGGGGCAGAGGCGGAATTCCTAGTGCTTCTCGTTCCGCCGTGTGTTTACGATACTCGTCCAGCATGTGACTCTCCGTGAAGTGTTAGAACGTTGCGTTGCTGATCAACTGTCTCATAACCTCAAATAAGGCTGCCACAGCATCAGTCTTAAAAATTTAATCTCTAAATAAACTACCACTTGGAATTACTCGATCATCAGAATCAACGCTGATCACAGCGCTAACCCTCATACTTACTTAATACAGAGTCGTCCTTTCCACAGTAGCGATTTTTGCTGTTGCTGGTGGGGATATCGGTTCAGCCTTATCCCTAGGATGCAAAACCATGACGCGGGTTCCGAGGGATCCCTAATCCTCAAACTCCTCTAAGTCATCTCCCATGCCTTGGGTCAGAAGATCGATCGCATCCCTTTGCGTAAATGATGTATTCCCCATCCAGTGTTGCGATGCCTCCACATGGCGCAACATCAGTGCCAAGTTAAACCCTACTGCTGTCTTATCTTCGTAGACGTGAATCGGAAGTTGCTCAATCTCCGGCAGTTTCTGGTTCGCTTGTGCGTCTAGATATTCCGTGAAGGCGGCTGAACGTTCTTCCACATCCTCGAATTGTTCAGTAATCTCAGCGAGTTTCTGATCCATTGCCTCCATGTCGGGAATATAAACATCCTCCCGCTCGAAGAACTGATCGAACGGAGGTGCAATCTTCTCCCGTTTTTCCACCGTGCCATCAAAGAATCGGTTGACAATCCGCGCATGGGTTAAGCAAGCCGCGTGGGGGTTAATCCGCTTGTGGAAAAAGTCTGCGGCGTAGGATGCCCGCTGAAACGATCGCAGATCCATCAGCATTTTGTCATCGCGAAAGAAGATATCCGCCAGCACCAGGGGACGATAATCTTTGGGGAGTTTGTTGTAACTCACGTCAAAGCGTAGCTTTTTGATCTCTTGATCGTAGAGCCATTGCCAATGATCCGCATTCAAGCCCGGTTGTACACACCGAAGTTTTTTAAACACGCCTTCAACGGTCTTGCGGTTGAAAAGCTGAAAGTAGAGACGCACAGGCTGATACGGTTCACCCGTCCGCGTGTGAATGAGCTGACGCTCGTCGTTCTCTGGATTGAAAATCATGATTTCTTCTCTTGTCTCTATTAACTCTGTTCTGACTTGACTCCCACCAGTAGCGCCATTTCCAGCCACTTCCAGTAGCAATCCACATCCATAAATCCAATCTCTCGAAACCAGCGCAGTTGAGTTTCCACATCGAGCAACTGATTCGAGGGATCTTCATCCTCTGGACGATAGCCAATAGAGCGCATGAAGTGTTCGTGGAGGCGTTGGGTAGGGGAGGCGACGTGTTCTAGGTTGCAGAAAATGCCACCCGGTTCTAAGCGATCGAAAATCTCGGCGTAGAGCGATCGCTTCCGGTCGTCATCCAAATGGTGAATTGCAAAGCTAGACACGATCGCATCAAAGGTGCCTAAATCGGGCAAGGGCTGATCGAGGTTATGATTCACGATCGCCACCGTGGGATCATCCTGAAACCGCTCGGTTACGGCTTCTAGCATCGTAGGCGAAAAGTCGAGGGCGATCCCGTTCACCTGAGGCCGATCGATTTTCAGCAGTCCCAGCAAGCGTCCATTCCCCGTGCCGATGTCTAAAATACGGTTCACGGTTTTGGGGACGTGGTCGAGCAGTACCGCTTCCCCTTCTGTACGGTGGGGAATACTGTCCGCACGGGCGAGATACTGCAAAGCGTGGTCAGTGGATGTCCATTTGTTCATAGCACGGTCTAGGGGATGAACGGCGATCGCCCAGCCCTAAACCGCAGTCTAAAGGCGTGATCGCATTTGAATACTCTTCTGGATACTCTAAAGCAGTTCCAAGAACCAGCCCTAAATTTACAGGAACTTCTAAGCCTTAGAGTAGGCAATAGGTTTGCCGGGATGCCAGTCGTATTCCATTTCCGTTGCCGTGGCGATCGCAGCTTCATCTCCGCACAGTTTATTAACCCCGTACAGCGACATATCAATCCCTGCCGATACCCCTGCGGAGAGAATAATCTGACCGTTATCAACCATGCGATCGCCCTCCCGAACGTCAGTGTTGGGCGCAAGCTGCCGCAGCAGATCAAAGGTGGTGTGATGGGTCGTAGCGGCAAGTCCCTCCAAAAGACCAGCCTTTGCCAACAGCAGCGCTCCGGTACAAACGGATAGCAAGTATTCCGCCGTTTTGGCCTGGGTTTGAATCCAGCTTAGAACGGTAGAATCCTGGAGCAAGGGGCGCGTTCCCACTCCACCCGGAATCAGCACCATATCGGCAGATGGGCAGGTTTCAAAGGAATACATCGGGTTAACACTAAGCTGATTTCGCGCCATCACGACACCCGGAACAGCAGCAACCGTCACCACCTCAAACGGCTTCTGCTCCTCATCCTGTTGAGTCACGCCAAACACTTCTAGCGGCCCACAGAAGTCAAGCACTTCGACATCGTTGAAAATAAAAATGGCAACCCGCCGAGATTTAAGCATTCCCAAATTTCCCTATGAAACGTACCGCTCTTTCCGAACGTCCGGCTGAACCTGTCTCCCACAATCCTGCCATCACTAAGCGCGTAATGCTCCGAAACGACGTTCTTCCCCATCTTACAAATTTCTCCCAGGCCGAGTTTCTGCCCGGTCAAGTCGCTGCTGCCCACGCCCACGCGGATATGGGAGAAGTGTTCTTTGTGGAATCGGGCGATGGGGCGATCGCCATCAACGGCATTGAGTACGCATTAGCCCCCGGAGTTTGTGTTGCGGTAGAACCGGGCGAAGTTCACGAGGTCAAAAATACAGGGGATGTTCCCCTCGTTTTGACCTACTTTGGGATCAAAATCTAGGGGAAGAGTCCAGCGCAGATCAGCGTTAAAAAAATTGCTCGACCTACCCCAATGCAGATCGAGCAATTCTATTTCTAAAGTCAAGCAACGCTTGAGTTGGACTACTTACCCATGCCCAACTGTTGCGCCTTTTGGTATACCTTCCCCTCGGTTAGGAGAGATGGAGCGATGACCACCTCCACCTGCTGCATTTCGCGAATATCCTTCGCACCCAGGGTGCCCATACTCGTTTTCAGTGCTCCGAGCAGGTTATGGGTTCCGTCATCCAGTCCTGCGGGGCCTCGCAGAATTTGTTCCAGGGTTCCCGTTGTGCCGACCTTGATGCGAGTTCCACGGGGCAGGACTGGGCTAGGCGTCGCCATCCCCCAGTGATAGCCACGACCGGGGGCTTCCTTCGCGCGAGCAAAGGGCGACCCAATCATCACACCATCCGCACCGCTAGCAATACACTTACAAATGTCGCCTCCGGTAACCAGTCCACCGTCTGCAATCACGGGAACGTAGCGTCCGGTTTCTTGGTAATAATCTTCGCGAGCCGCTGCACAGTCTGCCACGGCAGTTGCTTGGGGAATTCCAACACCCAATACACCCCGGGAGGTACAGGCCGCACCAGGGCCAATTCCGACCAACACCGCCGCTGCCCCAGCTTTCATCAAGTTCAGCGTGACATCGTAGGTCACACAGTTCCCCAAGACGACCGGAATCAGCATAGAACTACAGAATTCAGCCAAGTCTAGGGGCGTGATCGACTCCGGCGAAAGATGGGCTGTAGAGACGACAGTAGCTTGCACAAAGAAGAGATCTGCGCCTGCTTCTGCGACCACGGAACCAAACTGCACTGCACCCGCGGGCGTAGCGCTGACGGCAGCAATCCCGCCTTGGCTCTTGATTTCCTGAATGCGTCGGGTAATCAGTTCTGGCTTAATTGGAGATGCATATAGCTCTTGCATCAGCGATACAAACTCATCCTTCCCCACCGATGCGATGCGATCGAGGATGGGGTTGGGATCTTCGTAGCGAGTTTGAATTCCTTCCAGGTTAAGAACGCCGAGTGCTCCAAGTTTAGATAGCAAAACGGCCATCTGCACATCGACGACGCCATCCATCGCACTGGCGATAATGGGGATCTCTCGCTCGATACCCCCAATCGTCCAGCGGGTATCCGCTAGGCTAGGATCTAGAGTTCTTGGCCCCGGAACAAGAGCGATTTCATCAATTCCGTAAGCCCGACGGGCGGTTTTGCCCCTACCAATCTGAATGTTCACGCTTCTTTACATCCCCTCTATCTACTTGAATCTCGTTAGGTTCGTTCCCTGCCCCTTGGGGCGAAACACGGGTTGGGGATAATCCCCTAGACTCACACCGTTGATCCAGGCTACCAAATTTTAGCGGCCTTCTGACAAAAACAACGCTGAGAAGAGGGCACGCTGTGTCAGCATACCCTCGCCCTAACGTTCAAGCTGTTCGTCTAAAAGAAATTAATTGGCCGTGCGTTCCCAGGGAAGACTACTCGACATAGGTAGACCTAGGATGAACTACCCCTAGTAGGCTAAGGTCTCCAGCGTTTCGCGCAGATATCGACTTACAAGCTCATCGAGAGTTGTGTCTTGAAGCTGTCCTGCTACGTTTTTCTCGATACGCCAACGCTGAAACCCCGATGTTTTAGCGATCGCCTGCTTGAGGCTATTCCAGGTTGCGTCAGAGTGCATAGACGACTTGTCGGGAGATGTAATAGCCATACCAACCTCGAAGGTGAGAATAAACTGCGACGGACTAGAACCAGTCTGCTTCCACCATAGCGCAGGCCGCCAAAGCTAAAGTGTGCCGTGCTACACGATCGTTGTCAATTTGGGGATGCAGTATCGTAAATCCCTTCAGATTCACTAGATTTCAATAACGGTCTGCTTTTTGCCTAGCGTATTCCCAATTCAACCGCAAATTTCATTGACCGACGTCCTCCAATGGGAGGAGCGAGCCCGTGCTTAATCCGAATTGGCTTCGGGATCTTCATAGCTAGGGGGCTGGCGCAACGGGAAAGCATCCGATGGATCAACGGGGGAGGTTTCTTGGGTGGTGGCTGTCGGTTCGGTGGTGGCGTCGTCTAGGGCATCTGCGAGGGTCTCTGAAAGGCCCGACAGTTCTGACTCAATCAAGTCATCCAGGGTTTCCTGGGTATCAGACTCAGCCGACACTTCAATGACCTCTGTCGCTTGCAGGATGACAACTTCATCCGTTGATCCAGGCTCTTGTTGTGTAGATGCATTCGGTGTGGACGGTTCTGGTGAAGTCGGTACTGGACTGACTGGAGCTGCGGACTGTACCCCAGGAATCGAAGGCTCTGGTAAGGGGAGGACTTGGCGAACGGGAATCCCCAAGACGGTGAAGTCCTTAAAGATTGCTTCGGTGGGATAGGGCTTAACCGAGGCAAAGGCGCGTTTGCTCGTCATCAACACCGCCACAACGCTAGCGGGAACCTGAGCATAGAGATTGGCACCCAAAAATGCGATCGCCGCTACTGCGAGGCCGATCCAGCGATTGTCCGCATTCCAAGGGGAATTTACGGCGGCCACTGGAGCCAGTCGATACAGTTGCCAGAGGGTTGCCACCAACATTCCAGCAGCAAGGGTAGTCAAAATCTTCACCAGCGGCGTTTTGAACTGCCGCAGAATGCGCCGCTGATCATCGGTTAATCGGGTGGGTCGGAGCGCGATCGCCACCAGACTGAAAATGTAAAAGGGCGATCGCCACTGCATCCACAACACCGGAATCACCCCCACCGTAGCCACCAGACCCAACTCGGCAAGCGGTGGCAGGGTAGACTCACCGACAGCTAATCCAAGTAAACAAAAATCGAGCAGTATTGGAACGACGGCAAGTCCCGCAAGGTGAACCCAGAGATATGGATCTGACCAAAAAGAGCGCATAGCCGACCGTGAATAAACATAATGGGGGTGGAGGGACTTGAACCCTCACGACCTCGACGGTCAACGGATTTTCATCCTTTCGCAGCTTTCGCTACTGCCAAACCTGGCTTTAAGGATTGGACCCTCCCTTTACCCTCGGCTTTACGTTAGGGTAGCTCCCGTCGGGCCTCTGCACCTTCCAAGGCGATAAGGTTCAACCTTGGCTTGGCTCAGGATTGCCGTATTGGTCTCTAGATGCAAATCATCCGCTCGACCAACGTAGGTTTCCCTGAATTTGAGAGCGTCCACTTATCGAGTTTCCTCGATAAGGCTCAGTTTTCTAAGTCCGCAGCGTCTACCATTCCGCCACACCCCCATGAGTATGGTTTGTAGACCCTGCCTATCATAGCGCTATTCCTGGTTCTGATTCACGACTGTTACGCAATTTTTTATGCAGAACTGCCAGACCCTAGTTCTGAAGCATGAGCGAGAATATCTAATCATTGG containing:
- a CDS encoding bifunctional aconitate hydratase 2/2-methylisocitrate dehydratase, encoding MLDEYRKHTAEREALGIPPLPLSAEQAAALCELLKHPPAGEEEMLLHLLRDRIPPGVDQASYVKASFLTAIAKGEVSSPLVSPQYAAELLGTMMGGYNVQALIELLQLPDAEVAAIATAGLSKTLLVYDAFHDVIELAKTNDYAKQVVDAWASAEWFTSKPTVPEQITVTVFKVPGETNTDDLSPAPHATTRPDIPLHALVMLESRMEGALDTIADLKKKGHPVAYVGDVVGTGSSRKSAANSVLWHMGEDIPFVPNKRTGGYVLGGKIAPIFFNTVEDSGGFPIECDVTQMETGDVITIYPYKGEITNEAGTVISTFTLKPETLLDEVRAGGRIPLLIGRTLTDKTRAALGLEPLDVFTRPQAPNDTGKGFTLAQKMVGKACGLPGVRPGTSCEPLMTTVGSQDTTGPMTRDELKELACLGFSADLVMQSFCHTAAYPKPVDIKTHQDLPDFFTSRGGVALRPGDGIIHSWLNRMLLPDTVGTGGDSHTRFPLGISFPAGSGLVAFAAAIGAMPLDMPESVLVRFKGELQPGVTLRDIVNAIPYVAIQEGKLTVAKQNKQNVFSGRIMEMEGLPDLKVEQAFELTDATAERSCAGCTIKLGTETIAEYLRSNVALLKNMVARGYGDARTILRRVAKMEAWLANPTLMAADADAEYADV
- a CDS encoding class I SAM-dependent methyltransferase, producing MNKWTSTDHALQYLARADSIPHRTEGEAVLLDHVPKTVNRILDIGTGNGRLLGLLKIDRPQVNGIALDFSPTMLEAVTERFQDDPTVAIVNHNLDQPLPDLGTFDAIVSSFAIHHLDDDRKRSLYAEIFDRLEPGGIFCNLEHVASPTQRLHEHFMRSIGYRPEDEDPSNQLLDVETQLRWFREIGFMDVDCYWKWLEMALLVGVKSEQS
- a CDS encoding DJ-1/PfpI family protein, whose translation is MLKSRRVAIFIFNDVEVLDFCGPLEVFGVTQQDEEQKPFEVVTVAAVPGVVMARNQLSVNPMYSFETCPSADMVLIPGGVGTRPLLQDSTVLSWIQTQAKTAEYLLSVCTGALLLAKAGLLEGLAATTHHTTFDLLRQLAPNTDVREGDRMVDNGQIILSAGVSAGIDMSLYGVNKLCGDEAAIATATEMEYDWHPGKPIAYSKA
- a CDS encoding cupin domain-containing protein, producing the protein MKRTALSERPAEPVSHNPAITKRVMLRNDVLPHLTNFSQAEFLPGQVAAAHAHADMGEVFFVESGDGAIAINGIEYALAPGVCVAVEPGEVHEVKNTGDVPLVLTYFGIKI
- a CDS encoding GuaB3 family IMP dehydrogenase-related protein, with product MNIQIGRGKTARRAYGIDEIALVPGPRTLDPSLADTRWTIGGIEREIPIIASAMDGVVDVQMAVLLSKLGALGVLNLEGIQTRYEDPNPILDRIASVGKDEFVSLMQELYASPIKPELITRRIQEIKSQGGIAAVSATPAGAVQFGSVVAEAGADLFFVQATVVSTAHLSPESITPLDLAEFCSSMLIPVVLGNCVTYDVTLNLMKAGAAAVLVGIGPGAACTSRGVLGVGIPQATAVADCAAAREDYYQETGRYVPVIADGGLVTGGDICKCIASGADGVMIGSPFARAKEAPGRGYHWGMATPSPVLPRGTRIKVGTTGTLEQILRGPAGLDDGTHNLLGALKTSMGTLGAKDIREMQQVEVVIAPSLLTEGKVYQKAQQLGMGK
- a CDS encoding low-complexity tail membrane protein → MRSFWSDPYLWVHLAGLAVVPILLDFCLLGLAVGESTLPPLAELGLVATVGVIPVLWMQWRSPFYIFSLVAIALRPTRLTDDQRRILRQFKTPLVKILTTLAAGMLVATLWQLYRLAPVAAVNSPWNADNRWIGLAVAAIAFLGANLYAQVPASVVAVLMTSKRAFASVKPYPTEAIFKDFTVLGIPVRQVLPLPEPSIPGVQSAAPVSPVPTSPEPSTPNASTQQEPGSTDEVVILQATEVIEVSAESDTQETLDDLIESELSGLSETLADALDDATTEPTATTQETSPVDPSDAFPLRQPPSYEDPEANSD